One Mycobacteroides salmoniphilum DNA segment encodes these proteins:
- a CDS encoding TetR/AcrR family transcriptional regulator, with amino-acid sequence MRDLANLAGRRGTVNSAVATQDSTPGNTRRGARLPRDERRGQLVGSASEIFVDRGYHAAGMDEIAERAGVSKPVLYQHFPSKLELYLEVLHKHADNLVSSVRQALRTTTDNRQRLRAAVMAFFDFVEHDSQGYRLIFENDLVGVPQVSERVEGAISACTDAVFDLVSHDSGLDPHHARMVAVGLVGISQVSARYWLDNEKPISKDDAVNATVGFAWGGLSHVPLQPLD; translated from the coding sequence ATGCGTGATCTTGCGAATCTGGCCGGGCGTCGAGGCACGGTGAACTCGGCGGTGGCAACGCAGGATTCGACTCCGGGAAATACACGTCGTGGCGCACGACTGCCTCGCGATGAGCGTCGCGGTCAGCTGGTCGGTTCTGCCAGTGAGATATTCGTCGACCGCGGCTACCACGCCGCGGGCATGGATGAAATCGCCGAACGCGCAGGGGTGAGTAAACCCGTTCTCTACCAACATTTTCCGAGCAAGCTAGAGCTGTACCTCGAGGTACTGCACAAGCATGCCGACAACCTGGTCTCCAGCGTGCGGCAGGCGTTGCGCACCACCACCGACAACCGTCAGCGGCTGCGTGCGGCCGTCATGGCGTTCTTCGATTTCGTCGAGCACGACAGCCAGGGATACCGGCTGATCTTCGAAAACGACTTGGTGGGCGTCCCACAGGTCTCCGAACGCGTCGAGGGCGCCATCAGCGCCTGCACCGATGCAGTATTCGACCTGGTCAGCCATGATTCCGGACTGGACCCCCACCATGCGCGCATGGTTGCCGTCGGCCTGGTCGGAATCAGCCAGGTCAGCGCGCGCTACTGGCTGGACAACGAGAAGCCCATCTCCAAGGACGACGCGGTCAACGCCACCGTCGGATTCGCCTGGGGCGGGCTCTCACACGTTCCGCTTCAGCCGCTGGACTAG
- a CDS encoding DUF3107 domain-containing protein has product MEIKIGVTDSPRELVISSDQTPADVEKVVSAALSKDSDVLNLTDQKGRKYLIAAARIAYVEIGVSDARRVGFSG; this is encoded by the coding sequence GTGGAGATCAAGATCGGTGTCACAGATAGCCCGCGCGAGCTGGTCATTTCTAGCGACCAGACCCCGGCTGACGTCGAAAAGGTCGTGTCCGCGGCGCTGTCCAAGGACTCGGATGTGCTGAACCTCACCGATCAGAAGGGCCGCAAGTACCTGATCGCCGCAGCCCGGATCGCCTACGTAGAGATCGGTGTTTCCGACGCACGTCGGGTCGGCTTCAGCGGCTAG
- a CDS encoding MmpS family transport accessory protein translates to MVGYRGDSRSSSGYEPYDDPYESETTPQYGGYSGLDEDFEYRPPGSNENWKWVASIAGAVLAIAVIATAVVLSGGDDKLPAAAVTTPVPSLTPVTTTPPAPSPSATSAQPSTTTVTTTPVQETPSTAPSTEAPAPEPPPSNPMLPPEGQRPITPAAFAYYVTGNQTPGDLLTITYTDGNGVTRTVLGASLPWTMIVTPSPGIVGGSITATSFASQINCSITNSQDQMLAVQSNNSIIARCAK, encoded by the coding sequence ATGGTCGGTTATCGCGGAGATTCTCGGTCCTCCAGCGGCTACGAGCCCTACGACGACCCGTATGAATCCGAGACGACCCCGCAGTACGGCGGGTACTCGGGTCTGGACGAGGACTTCGAGTACAGGCCACCGGGCTCCAACGAGAACTGGAAATGGGTCGCGTCCATTGCCGGGGCGGTGCTGGCGATTGCCGTCATCGCGACGGCGGTCGTGCTCAGCGGTGGCGACGACAAGCTGCCGGCCGCTGCCGTCACCACACCGGTGCCGTCGCTGACGCCGGTGACCACCACTCCCCCTGCGCCCTCGCCCTCGGCGACATCGGCACAACCGTCGACAACGACCGTGACAACCACCCCCGTGCAAGAGACGCCGAGTACGGCACCGTCCACCGAGGCGCCCGCACCCGAGCCGCCGCCGTCCAACCCGATGCTGCCGCCGGAAGGCCAGCGACCGATCACCCCCGCGGCGTTCGCGTACTACGTGACCGGTAACCAGACACCGGGCGATCTGCTCACGATCACCTACACCGACGGCAACGGCGTGACTCGGACCGTGCTCGGCGCCTCGCTGCCCTGGACGATGATCGTGACACCGAGCCCCGGAATCGTCGGCGGGTCGATCACCGCGACGAGCTTCGCGAGTCAGATCAACTGCTCGATCACCAACAGCCAGGACCAGATGCTGGCGGTGCAGAGCAACAACAGCATCATCGCCCGCTGCGCCAAGTAG
- the nirB gene encoding nitrite reductase large subunit NirB, translating into MNKNVVVIGHGMVGHRFVQVLRERDATDQWQITVLGEEADAAYDRVALSSYIDSWDRDTLALTGNDYVDDPMVTLHLGDRVVGIDRVGQTVTTEAGTVLNYDALVMATGSYPFVPPVPGGDAEGCFVYRTMDDLDAIKATADKSPGSAGVVIGGGLLGLEAANALRLMGLAPHVVELNPRLMHLQVDEGGGALLTRLVTELGLTVHTSVSTKSIETAADGSLSVQLSDGSSIDASVLVFSAGIRPRDELARECGLELAERGGIFTDVGCQTSDLHIYAIGEVAAIEGRCYGLVAPGYTTAEIVADRLLGGSSEFPGADLSTKLKLLGVDVASFGDAHATAEGALEVVFNDATKGTYAKLVVSDDARTLLGGILVGDASTYGTLRPMLGRELPADPASLITPAGAEIGVGALPDDAQICSCNAVTKGAICSAICDGATDVPALKAATCAGTSCGSCIPMLKQILAAQGVEQSKALCEHFTQSRAELFQVVQVTGIRTFSELIAKHGSGTGCDICKPTVASILASTSSDHILEGEQAALQDTNDHFLANMQKNGTYSVVPRLPGGEVTPEKLIVIGEVAQEFGLYTKITGGQRIDLFGARVEQLPLIWKRLIDAGMESGQAYGKSLRTVKSCVGSTWCRYGVQDSVAMAVELELRYRGLRSPHKLKMGVSGCARECAEARGKDVGVIATENGWNLYVGGNGGATPVHAKLLAGDLDSETLIKYIDRYLMFYIRTADRLQRTAPWQEAIEGGLDHIRAVVCEDSLGIADELEAAMARHVEGYADEWAAVLADEDKLRRFVSFVNAPDELDSTIAFDESGPRKVPVLLGTPGFRSATESAT; encoded by the coding sequence ATGAACAAGAATGTCGTCGTCATCGGCCACGGAATGGTCGGCCACCGATTTGTCCAGGTGCTCCGCGAGCGCGACGCCACCGACCAGTGGCAGATCACCGTCCTCGGCGAGGAAGCCGACGCCGCGTACGACCGGGTGGCGCTGTCCTCGTACATCGACAGCTGGGACCGGGACACACTGGCGCTCACCGGAAACGACTACGTAGACGATCCCATGGTGACCCTGCATCTTGGCGATAGGGTGGTCGGCATCGACCGGGTGGGCCAGACGGTCACCACCGAGGCCGGCACCGTGCTGAACTATGACGCGCTCGTCATGGCCACGGGGTCTTACCCGTTCGTGCCGCCGGTGCCGGGTGGCGACGCCGAAGGCTGCTTCGTCTACCGCACCATGGATGACTTGGATGCCATCAAGGCCACCGCCGACAAGTCGCCGGGCTCCGCGGGTGTCGTCATCGGTGGCGGGCTGCTCGGGCTTGAGGCCGCGAATGCGTTGCGTCTCATGGGGTTGGCCCCGCATGTGGTGGAGCTCAATCCCCGTCTCATGCATCTGCAGGTCGACGAGGGCGGCGGTGCCCTGCTCACCAGACTGGTGACCGAGCTCGGGCTGACGGTGCACACCAGTGTCTCCACGAAGTCCATCGAGACGGCAGCCGACGGATCGCTCTCCGTGCAGCTGTCTGACGGATCCTCGATCGATGCCTCGGTACTGGTGTTTTCCGCGGGCATCCGGCCGCGCGACGAGCTGGCTCGGGAGTGCGGGTTGGAGCTGGCCGAACGCGGTGGCATCTTCACCGACGTCGGCTGCCAGACAAGCGATCTGCACATCTATGCGATCGGTGAGGTGGCCGCCATCGAGGGCCGCTGCTATGGACTGGTGGCACCGGGGTACACCACCGCCGAGATCGTCGCCGACCGACTCCTCGGCGGAAGCTCTGAATTTCCGGGAGCCGATCTTTCCACCAAGCTCAAGCTGCTGGGGGTGGATGTCGCCAGCTTCGGTGACGCCCACGCCACTGCCGAGGGTGCCCTTGAGGTGGTCTTCAACGACGCCACCAAGGGCACCTACGCCAAGCTCGTGGTCTCCGATGACGCGCGAACCCTGTTGGGTGGCATCCTCGTCGGTGATGCCAGCACATACGGCACCCTGCGGCCCATGCTCGGCCGGGAGCTGCCGGCAGATCCGGCCTCGCTGATCACTCCGGCAGGCGCGGAGATCGGTGTGGGTGCGCTGCCCGATGACGCGCAGATCTGTTCGTGCAACGCGGTCACCAAGGGCGCAATCTGCAGCGCCATCTGTGATGGCGCCACCGATGTGCCCGCCCTCAAGGCGGCCACCTGCGCCGGAACATCCTGCGGTAGCTGCATTCCCATGCTCAAGCAGATCCTCGCCGCGCAGGGCGTCGAGCAGTCCAAGGCGCTGTGCGAGCATTTCACCCAATCGCGTGCCGAGCTGTTCCAGGTGGTACAGGTGACCGGCATCCGAACCTTCTCCGAGCTGATCGCCAAGCACGGCAGCGGAACCGGCTGCGACATCTGCAAGCCCACCGTCGCATCCATCCTGGCCTCGACGTCCAGCGATCACATCCTGGAAGGGGAGCAGGCCGCACTGCAGGACACCAATGACCACTTCCTGGCCAACATGCAGAAGAACGGCACGTATTCGGTGGTGCCGCGGCTCCCGGGTGGCGAGGTGACTCCGGAGAAGCTCATCGTGATCGGCGAAGTGGCCCAGGAGTTCGGGCTGTACACCAAGATCACCGGTGGTCAGCGCATCGATCTGTTCGGTGCTCGCGTCGAGCAGCTCCCGCTGATCTGGAAACGGCTCATCGATGCCGGCATGGAATCCGGACAGGCCTATGGCAAGTCGTTGCGCACCGTGAAGAGCTGTGTGGGTTCGACGTGGTGCCGGTATGGGGTTCAGGATTCGGTGGCGATGGCCGTCGAACTCGAATTGCGTTACCGCGGGCTACGTTCCCCACACAAGCTCAAGATGGGGGTGTCCGGGTGTGCGCGCGAGTGCGCCGAGGCTCGGGGCAAGGACGTCGGTGTCATCGCTACCGAGAACGGCTGGAACCTGTATGTCGGAGGCAACGGTGGCGCAACCCCTGTGCACGCCAAACTGCTTGCCGGTGACCTGGATTCCGAGACGCTGATCAAGTACATCGACCGTTATCTGATGTTCTACATCCGCACGGCGGACCGGCTTCAGCGCACGGCGCCCTGGCAGGAGGCGATCGAGGGCGGTCTGGATCACATTCGGGCAGTGGTGTGCGAGGACTCGCTCGGTATCGCCGATGAGCTGGAAGCCGCGATGGCCCGCCACGTTGAGGGCTACGCCGATGAGTGGGCGGCCGTCCTGGCTGACGAGGACAAACTGCGCCGTTTCGTGTCGTTCGTGAACGCGCCCGATGAGCTCGACTCGACCATCGCGTTCGATGAGAGTGGACCGCGAAAGGTGCCGGTGCTGTTGGGTACGCCGGGATTCAGGTCGGCCACCGAGTCGGCAACCTAA
- a CDS encoding nitrate/nitrite transporter, with protein sequence MANNTATAPIARRGRWIENWDPEDVVAWDNGGAKVARRNLIWSVVAEHVGFSVWSIWSVMVLFMPQNVYHIDAAGKFFLVAMPTLVGAVLRLPYTFATAWFGGRNWTIFSALVLAVPTALTLYFMAHPETSYTTFMIVAAVAGFGGGNFASSMTNINAFYPQRFKGWALGLNAGGGNIGVPVIQVLGLLVIATAGNRSPHWVAGIYLVLIAFAAVGAALFMDNLANQKTDGRSLINVMKYRDSWIIAFLYIGTFGSFIGFSFAFGQVLQLNFLAGLAHSGLTPAQAAAQASLHAAQIAFIGPLLGSLARPFGGWLSDRTGGGKISLYAFIAMIFGAGILVAAGTIDDRAAGAPSGAILTSYVTGFIVLFVVSGIGNGSVYKMIPSIFAAKAHSAGLDETWSRTMSGALIGVAGAIGALGGVAINLVLRASYLSAAKSATMAFWVFLAFYVVCAVVTWYAYVRRPVGTPVPVMSSSKDEVTV encoded by the coding sequence ATGGCGAACAACACGGCAACAGCCCCAATTGCACGGCGCGGACGCTGGATTGAGAACTGGGATCCAGAGGACGTCGTCGCCTGGGACAACGGTGGTGCGAAAGTCGCACGCCGCAACCTGATCTGGTCGGTGGTTGCCGAACACGTCGGATTCTCTGTGTGGTCCATCTGGTCAGTGATGGTTCTGTTCATGCCGCAGAACGTGTATCACATCGACGCGGCCGGAAAGTTCTTCCTGGTGGCCATGCCGACCCTGGTCGGGGCGGTGCTGCGGCTGCCGTACACCTTCGCCACCGCATGGTTCGGCGGGCGCAACTGGACCATCTTCAGTGCCTTGGTACTGGCAGTCCCGACCGCGCTCACGTTGTACTTCATGGCGCACCCCGAGACCTCGTACACCACCTTCATGATCGTGGCGGCGGTCGCGGGCTTCGGTGGCGGAAACTTCGCCTCCTCGATGACCAACATCAATGCCTTTTACCCGCAACGCTTCAAGGGCTGGGCGCTCGGCCTTAACGCGGGTGGCGGGAACATCGGGGTTCCGGTAATCCAGGTGCTCGGCCTGCTGGTCATCGCCACCGCAGGTAACCGCTCACCGCACTGGGTGGCGGGTATCTACCTCGTGCTGATTGCCTTCGCGGCCGTGGGCGCCGCACTGTTCATGGATAACCTGGCCAACCAGAAGACCGATGGCCGCTCGCTGATCAACGTGATGAAATACCGGGATTCGTGGATCATCGCCTTCTTGTACATCGGCACTTTCGGTTCCTTCATCGGGTTCAGTTTCGCGTTCGGGCAGGTGCTGCAGCTGAACTTCCTTGCCGGGCTCGCACACAGCGGCTTGACCCCGGCGCAGGCCGCGGCACAGGCATCGCTGCATGCCGCACAGATCGCGTTCATTGGGCCGCTGCTCGGTTCGCTGGCCCGTCCGTTCGGCGGCTGGCTGTCGGACCGCACGGGCGGCGGCAAGATCTCGCTTTACGCTTTTATCGCGATGATCTTCGGCGCGGGCATCCTGGTGGCCGCGGGAACCATCGACGATCGCGCGGCCGGTGCACCCTCCGGAGCCATCCTGACCTCCTACGTCACCGGATTCATTGTCCTGTTCGTTGTCTCCGGAATCGGTAATGGCTCGGTCTACAAGATGATTCCGTCGATCTTCGCCGCCAAGGCGCACAGTGCTGGACTCGACGAAACCTGGTCGAGAACCATGTCGGGCGCATTGATCGGTGTGGCCGGTGCCATCGGAGCGCTCGGCGGTGTCGCCATCAACCTGGTGCTCCGCGCCTCCTACCTCAGCGCCGCCAAGTCGGCCACCATGGCGTTCTGGGTGTTCCTCGCCTTCTACGTCGTCTGCGCCGTGGTCACCTGGTATGCCTACGTGCGACGCCCTGTGGGCACCCCCGTTCCGGTGATGTCTAGCTCCAAAGACGAAGTGACGGTGTGA
- a CDS encoding DUF3152 domain-containing protein, with translation MPETMSRLPVQESSERYEPLRAQRDPLAEGSGRVRSDRRDRDRWRKQTWLGRFISTYGWRAYAIPLLVALTVFVGYQTVTQREPAYAGTGPNEPVADPPSIGALGDAIIGAPPKGLTQFDATLPTGVLPEGEPFTEAGAKSWHVVPGTTPQIGTGAAKVFAYTIEVEDGIDTMGFGGDDLFARMVTETLASQKSWTHNPQFGFVRIDSGTPDFRISLTSPATVREGCGYEIQLEASCYNPRYGENGDRRVFINEARWVRGAVPFQGDITSYRQYVINHEVGHAIGYRVHEPCEQDQQLAPVMMQQTFSTNNNDAAKFDADSIKPDGKTCRTNPWPYPIP, from the coding sequence ATGCCAGAAACCATGAGTCGACTCCCCGTGCAGGAGTCCTCCGAACGCTACGAGCCGCTGCGCGCCCAGCGCGATCCGCTCGCCGAAGGAAGCGGACGCGTCCGATCCGACCGGCGTGATCGCGACCGCTGGCGCAAGCAGACCTGGCTCGGCCGTTTCATCTCCACCTATGGATGGCGCGCGTATGCCATTCCGCTGCTGGTCGCGTTGACCGTCTTCGTCGGGTACCAGACCGTGACGCAGCGCGAACCCGCATACGCGGGCACCGGCCCCAATGAGCCCGTTGCCGATCCTCCGTCCATCGGCGCGCTGGGTGACGCGATCATCGGCGCCCCGCCCAAGGGCCTCACGCAATTCGACGCAACCCTGCCCACTGGTGTCTTGCCCGAGGGGGAGCCGTTCACCGAGGCGGGCGCCAAGTCCTGGCATGTCGTACCGGGTACGACACCCCAGATCGGAACGGGTGCCGCGAAGGTGTTCGCGTACACCATCGAGGTTGAGGATGGCATCGACACGATGGGTTTTGGCGGTGACGACCTCTTTGCGCGCATGGTGACCGAGACGCTGGCCAGTCAGAAGAGCTGGACGCACAACCCTCAGTTTGGATTTGTCCGGATCGACTCCGGCACACCTGATTTCCGGATCTCGCTGACCTCCCCGGCCACGGTGCGTGAGGGCTGTGGTTATGAGATTCAGCTCGAAGCCTCCTGCTACAACCCGCGTTACGGCGAGAACGGTGACCGGCGCGTGTTCATCAACGAAGCGCGGTGGGTACGCGGCGCCGTCCCGTTCCAGGGGGACATCACGTCGTACCGCCAGTACGTCATCAACCATGAAGTCGGGCATGCCATCGGTTATCGGGTGCACGAACCGTGTGAGCAGGACCAGCAGCTGGCGCCGGTGATGATGCAGCAGACGTTCAGTACCAACAACAACGACGCGGCCAAGTTCGACGCGGATTCGATCAAGCCCGACGGCAAGACCTGCCGCACCAATCCCTGGCCGTATCCGATTCCGTAG
- the moeZ gene encoding adenylyltransferase/sulfurtransferase MoeZ, whose amino-acid sequence MPPLVSPAADLTREEVARYSRHLIIPDLGVDGQKRLKNAKVLVIGAGGLGSPTLLYLAAAGVGTIGIVEFDVVDESNLQRQIIHGQSDIGRSKAQSARDSVLEINPLVEVRLHEVRLDPDNAVNLFQQYDLILDGTDNFATRYLVNDAAVLAHKPYVWGSIYRFEGQVSVFWEDAPDGLGLNYRDLYPEPPPPGMVPSCAEGGVLGILCASIASVMGTEAIKLITGIGDSLLGRLMVYDALDMTYRTIKIRKDPATAKITELIDYDAFCGVISDEASAAVADSTITPRELRELLDADKKVALIDVREPVEWDIVHIDGAELVPKSTLESGAGLAKLPQDRQAVLYCKTGIRSAEALVAVKKAGFSDAVHLQGGIAAWAKQVDPDMVMY is encoded by the coding sequence TTGCCGCCGTTGGTAAGCCCCGCCGCAGATCTGACCCGCGAGGAAGTCGCCCGGTACAGCCGGCATCTGATCATCCCCGACCTGGGCGTGGACGGGCAGAAACGTCTCAAGAACGCCAAGGTGCTGGTGATCGGCGCCGGTGGCCTCGGATCTCCGACACTGCTCTACTTGGCCGCCGCCGGTGTCGGCACCATCGGCATCGTCGAGTTCGACGTGGTCGACGAGTCCAACCTGCAGCGCCAGATCATTCACGGCCAGTCCGATATCGGCAGGTCCAAAGCGCAGAGCGCGCGTGACTCGGTGCTGGAGATCAACCCGCTGGTCGAGGTGCGGCTGCATGAGGTGCGTTTGGACCCGGACAACGCGGTCAACCTGTTCCAGCAGTACGACCTGATCCTGGATGGCACCGACAACTTCGCGACTCGCTATCTGGTCAACGACGCCGCGGTCCTCGCGCACAAGCCGTATGTGTGGGGCTCCATCTACCGCTTCGAGGGTCAGGTGTCCGTCTTCTGGGAGGACGCGCCCGACGGACTCGGCCTGAATTACCGCGATCTGTACCCCGAGCCGCCCCCTCCGGGCATGGTGCCGTCCTGCGCGGAGGGCGGCGTATTGGGCATCCTGTGCGCCTCCATCGCCTCGGTGATGGGTACCGAGGCGATCAAGCTGATCACCGGAATCGGTGACTCGCTGCTCGGCCGGCTCATGGTCTACGACGCGCTGGACATGACGTACCGCACCATCAAGATCCGTAAGGATCCGGCCACGGCGAAGATCACCGAGCTCATCGACTACGACGCGTTCTGCGGGGTGATCAGCGATGAGGCCTCCGCCGCGGTCGCCGATTCCACCATTACCCCGCGTGAGCTGCGCGAATTGCTTGACGCCGACAAGAAGGTGGCGCTGATCGACGTGCGCGAACCCGTCGAATGGGACATCGTCCACATCGACGGTGCCGAGCTGGTGCCCAAGTCGACTCTGGAGTCCGGAGCTGGCCTCGCCAAGCTGCCGCAGGACCGTCAGGCGGTGCTGTACTGCAAGACGGGCATTCGGTCGGCAGAGGCGCTTGTGGCCGTGAAGAAGGCGGGTTTCTCCGACGCGGTGCACCTGCAGGGAGGTATCGCCGCCTGGGCCAAGCAGGTGGACCCCGACATGGTCATGTACTGA
- a CDS encoding TIGR02569 family protein, with protein sequence MTVDRPPEHVLATYGLSGVKPVQLGPTWEGGWRCGEVVLSLVADHARAAWSAKVRDTLFIDGVRLARPVRSTDGRYVVSGWRADTFVAGAPEPRHDEVVSLSVRLHEATSKLERPRFLTQPPVAPWADVDVFIAADRAAWEDRPLQSWPSAARVSPGSPDGERSIDLINQLASLRRPTKSPPQLVHGDLYGTVLFAGAAAPGITDITPYWRPASWAAGVAVVDALSWGDADDGLIERWATLPEWPQMLLRALIFRLAVHALHPRSSAQSFPGLARSAALVRLTL encoded by the coding sequence GTGACTGTGGACCGCCCGCCCGAGCACGTGCTCGCGACTTACGGGCTCAGCGGCGTCAAGCCAGTCCAGCTCGGCCCGACATGGGAGGGCGGCTGGCGCTGCGGTGAAGTGGTGTTGTCACTGGTAGCAGACCATGCGCGTGCTGCGTGGTCCGCCAAGGTGCGCGACACGCTGTTCATCGACGGGGTGCGGCTGGCCCGGCCAGTTCGGTCCACGGACGGACGGTACGTCGTATCGGGTTGGCGCGCGGACACATTCGTAGCCGGTGCGCCCGAACCCCGGCATGACGAGGTGGTGTCGCTGTCGGTGCGCCTCCACGAGGCCACGTCCAAGCTGGAACGTCCCCGGTTTCTTACCCAGCCTCCGGTGGCGCCATGGGCCGATGTCGACGTGTTCATCGCGGCCGACCGCGCGGCCTGGGAAGACCGGCCGCTGCAATCCTGGCCCTCCGCGGCCCGGGTCTCGCCCGGCTCGCCGGACGGCGAGCGCTCTATCGACCTGATCAACCAGTTGGCGAGCCTGCGTCGGCCCACCAAGAGCCCGCCGCAGCTGGTGCACGGCGACCTCTACGGCACCGTGCTTTTCGCGGGTGCGGCTGCGCCCGGCATCACCGACATCACGCCGTACTGGCGCCCGGCCTCATGGGCGGCCGGCGTCGCGGTGGTGGATGCGCTGTCCTGGGGCGACGCGGACGACGGTCTCATCGAACGCTGGGCGACCTTGCCGGAGTGGCCGCAGATGTTGTTGCGGGCCTTGATTTTCCGGCTAGCCGTGCACGCCCTGCACCCCCGTTCGTCGGCACAGTCCTTCCCGGGGCTGGCGCGATCTGCGGCTCTGGTGCGGCTCACGCTGTAA
- a CDS encoding ferritin-like fold-containing protein, with the protein MTADLDPPGVNQLFAVIAYGEIAAFYRLTDESKMAPDLASKIAIASMAASQMRHYEVLRDAMEAKGADVLTAMEPYVKTLENYHSLTLPRTWLEAMVKAYIGDSLAADFYGEVVASLPGESATVLKSVLGTTGHSEFVIAQVREAVKDNPQQRNRLTLWGRRLLGEAVTQAQHVLAGHDELAELVMSGGAGLGNLNEFFERLQGAHAERMAVLGLGG; encoded by the coding sequence ATGACTGCGGACCTCGATCCTCCCGGTGTCAATCAGCTGTTCGCGGTGATCGCGTACGGCGAGATCGCGGCGTTCTACCGGTTGACCGACGAGTCCAAGATGGCGCCCGACCTGGCCAGCAAGATCGCCATCGCCAGCATGGCGGCCTCACAGATGCGCCACTACGAGGTGCTGCGAGATGCGATGGAGGCTAAGGGAGCCGACGTCCTGACGGCCATGGAACCGTACGTCAAGACGCTGGAGAATTACCACTCGCTGACTCTGCCGCGTACGTGGTTGGAGGCCATGGTGAAGGCCTACATCGGCGACTCGTTGGCGGCCGATTTTTATGGCGAGGTGGTCGCCTCGCTGCCGGGTGAATCGGCGACAGTTCTCAAGTCGGTACTGGGGACCACAGGGCACTCGGAGTTCGTCATCGCCCAGGTGCGGGAGGCCGTCAAGGACAACCCGCAGCAGCGCAACCGGCTCACCTTGTGGGGACGACGGCTGCTCGGTGAGGCCGTCACGCAGGCGCAGCATGTGCTCGCCGGGCACGACGAGCTCGCCGAGCTGGTGATGTCCGGCGGTGCGGGTCTGGGGAACCTGAACGAATTCTTCGAGCGGCTGCAGGGGGCACATGCCGAGCGGATGGCGGTTCTCGGGCTGGGCGGTTAG